The Deltaproteobacteria bacterium genomic interval GCGCGTCGCCTCCGCGCTGTTCCGCCGCGAGAACCTCGTCGCCTGCGCCGTGGGCCCCTTGTCCGGAGTGGAGCCGAAGCTGCGTGCCGCGGCGGAAAGCGGGCTGTGATCGACCCTCTCGGCGGCATCCCCGACGAACCCGCGCCCGAGCCCGAGCCGCAGCGCATCCAGCGTCCGCTGCGCCCCACGACCTGGGCGTTGCTGATCGTGCTCGGCGTCGCTTTCCTGGCGGAGGCGTTGGTCGGACGGGATCCCGCCGTGGAAAACAGCGTGGCCCTGTTCCGGCTGGGCGCGCTGTACGCGCCCGCTGTGCGCGACGGCGACATCTGGCGGATCGGGTCGTACGCCCTGCTGCACATCGGCTGGGTCCATCTGCTGGTCAACGCGTACGCGCTGTGGATCCTCGCGCCGCAGCTCGAGATCACCTTCGGCTCGAACCAGACCCTCGGGCTCTTCTGCGCCACGGCAATCGCCGGTGGCGGAGCCAGCGCGTTGTGGAGCGCGTATTCGGGAAGCGCGCGCCTTGCCGCCGGAGCATCGGGCGGCATCTTCGGCCTCTTCGGCGCCACGGTCGCGCTGTACTTTCGCGTGCGAAAGGGTCTCCCCGAGCCCGTTCGTCGCGGCATCATCCGCGCGATCGCTCTGAACCTGCTCATCAACCTCGCGATCGCCCTCAAGGCTCCCGTGGACAACGCGGCGCACCTCGGCGGCCTCCTCTCCGGAGTTCTCTTCGGCCTGGTTGCGCCGCTCCTCCGC includes:
- a CDS encoding rhomboid family intramembrane serine protease; translated protein: MRRGPLVRSGAEAACRGGKRAVIDPLGGIPDEPAPEPEPQRIQRPLRPTTWALLIVLGVAFLAEALVGRDPAVENSVALFRLGALYAPAVRDGDIWRIGSYALLHIGWVHLLVNAYALWILAPQLEITFGSNQTLGLFCATAIAGGGASALWSAYSGSARLAAGASGGIFGLFGATVALYFRVRKGLPEPVRRGIIRAIALNLLINLAIALKAPVDNAAHLGGLLSGVLFGLVAPLLRGEPRPWHGLARALLLASALAFAAMEGAAVSRAVKPHPRTLRGPGVEAQVPSLLVPMQPGIAYLPGIVEAHLRREDRPLRIAPGEDAVHIGERTWLRRRSSEEGTESAVYEAADGNRTLVIEFACGDDVCRGAAGEEMVARIARTARPLP